A stretch of Balearica regulorum gibbericeps isolate bBalReg1 chromosome 28, bBalReg1.pri, whole genome shotgun sequence DNA encodes these proteins:
- the MSTO1 gene encoding protein misato homolog 1 isoform X1 translates to MPGEAVTLQLGHYAGCVGAHWWGLQAAALRSPAEAAEFRSTALLRTERAAGGRETLTPRLVALELKGGAGALRPGGGGPEAPVAWDGEVAAYLECASAGGSAPRDAGRRTEDASSDGAGSSSSSAQGASPAPSRRALSQEVYSGGSVQLWSDYLNVRLHPKSIYVIRQYMHDGECGCLEAFGQGESLLQDPGCIEELEDRLHFYVEECDYLQGFQVLCDLHNGFSGVGAKVTELLYDEYSGKGILTWGLTPVMSNMGDSQKNFYRLMNTALGIVHLSSHSSLFCPLSLSGSLGIKPQPPITFPYINYDASLDYQSSAVLAAALDTLTAPYRLCSSQGSMMHLAETLNFSGRKVVAAWASVPFPALRGYSLPDTLCAYQQDVPWKLLSSCRERKVSCCFAQSVVLRGICKESHISSCPGKQPTSPLHTCESTEQILQCYLHTLFPGAFSTSHVLEQPCSTLPPYPQFFSPLLTRQGFLLDKPPSYSSTAVESIPVLAALQSSPVLHTLLYSLYKDLQQLNMRRWASFFAAGVEEGDFQEALQELRTLSQCYETGFEAEDSEDEADSD, encoded by the exons ATGCCGGGGGAGGCGGTGACGCTGCAGCTGGGGCACTACGCGGGCTGCGTGGGCGCCCACTGGTGGGGGCTGCag GCCGCCGCGCTGCGCAGCCCCGCCGAGGCCGCCGAGTTCCGCAGCACCGCGCTGCTCCGCACcgagcgggcggcgggcggccgggAGACGCTCACGCCGCGCCTGGTGGCGCTGGAGCTGAAAG GCGGCGCGGGCGCGCTGaggcccggcggcgggggcccgGAGGCGCCGGTGGCCTG GGACGGGGAGGTGGCCGCCTACCTCGAGTGCGCCTCGGCCGGGGGCTCCGCGCCGCGGGACGCCGGGCGCCGGACG GAAGACGCTTCCTCGGACGGAGCGGGAAGCTCCAGCAGCTCGGCTCAAG GCGCGTCTCCCGCCCCTTCGCGACGCGCTCTTTCCCAGGAGGTTTACTCAGGCGGCAGCGTGCAGCTCTGGTCCGATTACCTCAATGTGCGCTTGCATCCCAAGAGCATCTATGTCATCCGCCAGTACATGCACGATGG GGAATGTGGCTGTCTAGAAGCCTTTGGACAAGGCGAAAGTCTCCTGCAGGATCCTGGCTGCATAGAGGAGTTGGAAGATCGGTTGCACTTCTATGTGGAAGAGTGCGATTATCTGCAG GGGTTTCAAGTCCTCTGTGACCTACACAACGGCTTCTCTGGAGTTGGTGCCAAGGTGACAGAACTGCTCTATGATGAGTATTCAGGGAAAGGAATCCTCACCTGGGGCTTGACTCCGGTCATGAGTAACATGGGA GATTCTCAGAAGAATTTTTACAGACTGATGAACACAGCCCTGGGCATCGTCCACCTCTCCAGTCACAGCTCGCTCTTTTGCCCCCTGTCGCTCAGTGGGAGTTTAGGAATCAAGCCACAACCTCCCATTACATTTCCATATATAAACTATGAT GCATCACTGGACTATCAGAGCAGCGCGGTGCTGGCAGCAGCGCTCGATACCCTCACTGCTCCTTACCGGCTCTGCTCCTCTCAGGGCTCTATGATGCACCTGGCTGAAACACTTAACTTCTCTGGGAGAAAG GTTGTGGCTGCGTGGGCGTCTGTTCCCTTTCCTGCCCTACGTGGCTACTCGCTCCCCGATACTTTATGCGCCTACCAGCAGGACGTGCCCTGGAAGCTTCTGTCTTCATGTAGGGAGCGAAAGGTCAGCTGCTGTTTTGCTCAATCTGTTGTGCTACGAGGAATTTGCAAAGAAAGTCACATCAG cagctgTCCAGGAAAGCAGCCCACCTCTCCACTCCACACTTGTGAGAGCACGGAGCAGATTCTGCAGTGTTACTTACACACTCTGTTTCCTGGGGCATTCAG CACATCCCACGTGCTTGAGCAGCCCTGTAGTACCCTACCTCCATACCCccagtttttttctcctcttctcacCAGACAAGGCTTCCTCCTGGACAAACCTCCCAGTTATTCCTCCACAG CTGTTGAAAGCATCCCTGTACTCGCAGCCCTGCAGTCTTCACCGGTTCTGCACACGCTCCTCTACAGCTTATACAAGGATCTACAGCAGCTGAACATGCGGCGGTGGGCGAGCTTCTTTGCTGCCGGAGTTGAAGAGGGTGACTTCCAGGAGGCCTTACAGGAGCTAAGAACTCTGTCCCAGTGCTATGAAACAGGGTTTGAAGCAGAGGATTCTGAAGATGAAGCAGATTCAGACTAA
- the MSTO1 gene encoding protein misato homolog 1 isoform X2: MPGEAVTLQLGHYAGCVGAHWWGLQAAALRSPAEAAEFRSTALLRTERAAGGRETLTPRLVALELKGGAGALRPGGGGPEAPVAWDGEVAAYLECASAGGSAPRDAGRRTEDASSDGAGSSSSSAQGASPAPSRRALSQEVYSGGSVQLWSDYLNVRLHPKSIYVIRQYMHDGECGCLEAFGQGESLLQDPGCIEELEDRLHFYVEECDYLQGFQVLCDLHNGFSGVGAKVTELLYDEYSGKGILTWGLTPVMSNMGDSQKNFYRLMNTALGIVHLSSHSSLFCPLSLSGSLGIKPQPPITFPYINYDASLDYQSSAVLAAALDTLTAPYRLCSSQGSMMHLAETLNFSGRKVVAAWASVPFPALRGYSLPDTLCAYQQDVPWKLLSSCRERKVSCCFAQSVVLRGICKESHISCPGKQPTSPLHTCESTEQILQCYLHTLFPGAFSTSHVLEQPCSTLPPYPQFFSPLLTRQGFLLDKPPSYSSTAVESIPVLAALQSSPVLHTLLYSLYKDLQQLNMRRWASFFAAGVEEGDFQEALQELRTLSQCYETGFEAEDSEDEADSD, encoded by the exons ATGCCGGGGGAGGCGGTGACGCTGCAGCTGGGGCACTACGCGGGCTGCGTGGGCGCCCACTGGTGGGGGCTGCag GCCGCCGCGCTGCGCAGCCCCGCCGAGGCCGCCGAGTTCCGCAGCACCGCGCTGCTCCGCACcgagcgggcggcgggcggccgggAGACGCTCACGCCGCGCCTGGTGGCGCTGGAGCTGAAAG GCGGCGCGGGCGCGCTGaggcccggcggcgggggcccgGAGGCGCCGGTGGCCTG GGACGGGGAGGTGGCCGCCTACCTCGAGTGCGCCTCGGCCGGGGGCTCCGCGCCGCGGGACGCCGGGCGCCGGACG GAAGACGCTTCCTCGGACGGAGCGGGAAGCTCCAGCAGCTCGGCTCAAG GCGCGTCTCCCGCCCCTTCGCGACGCGCTCTTTCCCAGGAGGTTTACTCAGGCGGCAGCGTGCAGCTCTGGTCCGATTACCTCAATGTGCGCTTGCATCCCAAGAGCATCTATGTCATCCGCCAGTACATGCACGATGG GGAATGTGGCTGTCTAGAAGCCTTTGGACAAGGCGAAAGTCTCCTGCAGGATCCTGGCTGCATAGAGGAGTTGGAAGATCGGTTGCACTTCTATGTGGAAGAGTGCGATTATCTGCAG GGGTTTCAAGTCCTCTGTGACCTACACAACGGCTTCTCTGGAGTTGGTGCCAAGGTGACAGAACTGCTCTATGATGAGTATTCAGGGAAAGGAATCCTCACCTGGGGCTTGACTCCGGTCATGAGTAACATGGGA GATTCTCAGAAGAATTTTTACAGACTGATGAACACAGCCCTGGGCATCGTCCACCTCTCCAGTCACAGCTCGCTCTTTTGCCCCCTGTCGCTCAGTGGGAGTTTAGGAATCAAGCCACAACCTCCCATTACATTTCCATATATAAACTATGAT GCATCACTGGACTATCAGAGCAGCGCGGTGCTGGCAGCAGCGCTCGATACCCTCACTGCTCCTTACCGGCTCTGCTCCTCTCAGGGCTCTATGATGCACCTGGCTGAAACACTTAACTTCTCTGGGAGAAAG GTTGTGGCTGCGTGGGCGTCTGTTCCCTTTCCTGCCCTACGTGGCTACTCGCTCCCCGATACTTTATGCGCCTACCAGCAGGACGTGCCCTGGAAGCTTCTGTCTTCATGTAGGGAGCGAAAGGTCAGCTGCTGTTTTGCTCAATCTGTTGTGCTACGAGGAATTTGCAAAGAAAGTCACATCAG ctgTCCAGGAAAGCAGCCCACCTCTCCACTCCACACTTGTGAGAGCACGGAGCAGATTCTGCAGTGTTACTTACACACTCTGTTTCCTGGGGCATTCAG CACATCCCACGTGCTTGAGCAGCCCTGTAGTACCCTACCTCCATACCCccagtttttttctcctcttctcacCAGACAAGGCTTCCTCCTGGACAAACCTCCCAGTTATTCCTCCACAG CTGTTGAAAGCATCCCTGTACTCGCAGCCCTGCAGTCTTCACCGGTTCTGCACACGCTCCTCTACAGCTTATACAAGGATCTACAGCAGCTGAACATGCGGCGGTGGGCGAGCTTCTTTGCTGCCGGAGTTGAAGAGGGTGACTTCCAGGAGGCCTTACAGGAGCTAAGAACTCTGTCCCAGTGCTATGAAACAGGGTTTGAAGCAGAGGATTCTGAAGATGAAGCAGATTCAGACTAA